Within the Miscanthus floridulus cultivar M001 chromosome 17, ASM1932011v1, whole genome shotgun sequence genome, the region GTCATCCCTTCCTCgaatattagacacatgcacaactATACCAATGACATCTACAAACGCAAACAATAGTTATTGATAGAATAGGAGCATGAACAGTTAACTATGTATTTTTAAATATAGGCGTATGAGGTATACCTGCAAAAAAGTACCCAACTTGAGCGTATACATCCTCGAATTCCATAAAGGTACGAGGACACTGACAAATCCATAGCTCTCTCTATGGTGCATTAGCCATACTTTATGGAGATAGAACCACAAAGTAGTCGGCACATAAATGGAAGATGTAGCCCAAAGGACCAACATGAGTAGGCGAGAAGCCAACTCTCATGAAGTCATAACATTCTCCTACACGAAGCAAACGGTCGAACCTCATGGTTTGGTCGTCGTACGCAACCGCTTCCATTTTGGTTCCCTATAAGAATATTAGATCCAACAGATAGATAACAATGGTCtgtagaaaaaaaaattagacaTGGACCAAAAAGATGAGCTCAAAATGCACCTGCTCATCCTTCAAAATTACACGCAAATATGTATCACCATGGTGATGTCATACGTTGCCTTTCCAAAAAACCATGGCACTCACATCCCATATGGAAGATATGTGTTCTATTCTCACTTCATGGAATTCAACCCATCTACAATCCCGTCCGTGTCAATCAAAATGATAAAACACATGAGTAAACCTATGTAAATGTCCGTGCATTGCAACGGGAAAAATATTTACCGGATAGCATATGTTGTAAAACACCAACTTATTAAAGCGTGAATCTCATGAGACGGCAGCACATCGCTGGGGCATGGGAGAGGCGACCGACTTGAAGTTGAATGGATCAACCACCATATTGCACCGATCGAGGTGAAGCCGCTGGATGTGGGCACGACTGCATGATTAGGGTTAAGTCACGATGCACGATTAGGGATCAACCACCATATGTTGATATAGTTGTGGTTGAGAGCACAACCTATAAAGCAAATATATCAGATAGAGCAAGACATGTCAATTGTATTCTCAAATAAGAAACCAAACCATACCTTGCCTCTGTTCAAAATTGATTTCTTCAATGTACTAAGATGCATGTTCTATTTCAGGTAGTGTAAACTATAGGATACTACGATACATGTTCTATTCCAGGTAGTGTAATAACTAATTCAGAACTTCAAGGATCCAGAGAGCATAACTTGCCTTTACTGTTCTAAAGCAAAAAGCTGCACAGCGTAATTGATAAGGGTCCCATCCTCATCCACTGCGATAGTTGGTTGCAAATCTTTTCTCCCACCAAGCAAAAAGCACTTCATAGTCAGTATAACATATGAGCTATCAAAAAGGAGAACTATAGCACGCAATAGCATAACGATCAgagattcatacactttgtacTCAACAAACTAATCCTAAAAAGTAGCAGAATAATACTACAACATTGCAGGCACTAACTAATAAGGTTATGTGCTCCTCTGTACTACTGAAAATcaggatatcatcatcatcatcgctgaaAAATCTAGCACGAGCTCAAGCTGTTTTTTATCTATGCtgcttatgatctctacattgcCAAATCATAGAAAATAAAACAATATCAAACTAttggcttatatatatatatatatatatatatatatatatatatatatatatatatttcttgtgTTGGACAGGGCAGGTAGAAATGAAACCATCCTAATGCAGTTGCTAGCTATTTCATTTGACAGATTTAGCAATTGACGACTCCATTTTCGAGAAAAACATTAGGTATATGGTCATAAGACACTACCTTCTAATCTAGTAGTAGACACTAAAAACATGGACACTAAAATGTTGAAAAGCGACACTTTATAGAATTCAGTAGATTTTCTACCAATAAGCAGACACTTTCACTGACGGTGCTTTGGCTTCCTATATCTGCATGGCTGTTTCAAGTAGACTTTGCATGTACATGGATACTACTTCTGTTAATTAGAAAAATTGTCCGGCCCATTTCAAACAACAGAGAATGAATAGAACTTGTGGCAGGAAAGGATGCATCCAAGAGGCCACGGTGGAGATTGATTCTTACCAATGGCGAACATCTTGAGGGTtttcttttagaaaaaaaatggAGGGGGGACAGGGATCAGCAGGCCCCTTCATCCTGCTAGGTAGACATGGACACTTCTTTTCAGTTGTATAGAGatagagagaagagaagagagggaCATATATCATTACACATAGTTTTTGAAAAATATAGGAGGTCATATAGCAGAGGGACATTTAAAAAGCACACCAGAGCCCAAAAAATCTTTCAGAAAGATATACATGTAACACCAGAGGAAGGGGTCCAAAACAACTTACACCAAAAGATAGCCGCAAGTGCCAAAGTATAGTCGGCCATGTGGATCGATTCCTTGAATCTCAGCTCGTCTGATAGGATTTGCAATATTCCTAGATCCATCATTCTTCTGTACTAAACACTCAGGACAATTCTAATCACCTTCAGGCAAAAGATCCTCCACCAACCCCACACATTTCAAATGAAATGCAGTTGGACAACCATCACAGCATAACAAATTGCCATCCAAGCAACAAAGATGACATCCATCACTGTTTGCATCATTCATTTCATCAGAGCTTCTGGAGACAGAAGAATCTAATGTCGCCTTGGCAGATGATCCCCTCCATTTTCTTCTTAAACCAGTGCTTATAAAGAACAGTTAAAAAATATAGCAtcaaaagaagaaaagacatgACGTAAGTACAAACTTGTATATTGCAAGGAAAGTTTCATATATGGTTCCAGCCAAGGAACCAGCTATTGTATAGGCAATACTTGACATTCATAgccatagaagaatagttaaaacCTATATATAGAAATGGAGAAACCCTGAGTAAAGCAACAACCTGAAATTGATGATTCCAATCTCCTTCGCCAGCAAGCCTTAGAAAAGTTGCTTTCTTTGGCCACTTCTCCAACCATCTCTGCAGAACAATTATCAACTAAATTTTCAGAACTAAGTAATTTGCAACAACCTAAGGTCAGAAAGAAACTAAGAACACAATTGCAGGGATATCCGGGCATCAAAAGTTACTAATGAAAGTCAACCGGTCTATTAAAGTGTACTATAAGGTGGTCACACTAAATTGTGCTGATAAATAGATGATGCAACCAGCTCTTCACTCAATTGAACAGAATCTGAATAACTCAAGTAAAGTAGGCAGCACACGGCTCGTCATCCTGGATGCATTCAGATTCTAGTTACCCATGCCAAGCCACATTTATAGAAAGTCCTCATAATCCAAATCACCTAAAACACGAGACCATTCTCTGGTATGGCAGGACCTAAATGTTATGGACCAAATCAAGAAACTCACTGTGCATATCATGTTCCTTCTGTAGAAATTTTTTGTGTGTAGTAGCTGGTAGAGATGCCTCCGCCTTTTCTGATCCCTTGAGTGAAACTAATTTAATTGTGAAAAACAAATTAATCGAATGACAATCTCACAACAGGAAAAGGCCCTCCTTGCATAGAGATCATTGTCCAAGCAAATTGGGATTGTCGGCAACAAAAAGAACCATCCCAAGCCTGAATTTGTCTCCAAACCTCGTCACTCACTTACCACTGCGGCAAGAGGATGGGAGCAGCACTCCAGCAGCAACAACCATTACAGCTGGAACCGTAGATAAGAACCAAATCAGTATGGTGAAATCAAACAGAGGGGAGGGGGGAGAGACAACCTATACCctggttctattgtttgcttggtTCTGCTGTTTGGCTTTCGCCTCACCTAGGACGCATGTCTGCCGGATCAGAGCACCGGACCACCGGATCGAGGTGTTGGGCCACCTGATCACTGAATCGCGACGTCTCAAAGTAGTCGGCGAGGGGAGGGAGTAGCCGCCTCGGCCTGGGTGTGCGTCGCTTGGATGAGCTGTTGCGGGAGCGCGATGTGATGGAGTTTGGAGACCGGCGCAGCTCGTGGCACCCCGCGGTGATGGCGACTGGTGCGGCACGCGGCAAACAGGGCATGGCAGCGTGGGCAAGCACGGGGAGAGGCGtgctggcgcggcggcggcgtgggcgagcgCGCGGGCACGGTGGCGTGGGCGAGCGCCGAGAGAGGAGAGGCGCGTGTGATGGAGAGGAGGCAGGATCACTCCAGGGAGGTGAGTATAGCCACCGTCGGGTCCACACTTCGCGCAGAGCGAGCGAATCGCCGGGCGCGGAGAAAGATCGCAGCAAAAAGTGTCCATGCtttgtttttttagtggtaggagATGCAAACATCATAATCATCAGGCTGGTATACCAGAATGTCTGCCCCCATAACAAAACCAAAAGGCTACTAGCCTCAAGAAACGACAGATATCAGAACTTTTCTCAAGTTCTGCATTTCTGCAAGCATAATAATGAAAGACCTTTTTTCTGAAAACACAATGCAACAGAACTGCAGGAAGTATATGCTTAGCTTCAACAAACAAGTTTAGTTAGATCTCCATTTTTTAGCGCAAAGCTAATCATCGGGCTGGCATACCATGAGTAATTCCCAACTGTAACATTATATTTAAAAAAGGATAATGTCATGTACAAACATACACCTACACAAAGTCACAAGCACTAGGCATCCACTGAAGTTGAGAACGATGCCTTGGATAAACAACTACTTCACATAAACCTACATGTAATTTCCAGTTCATGATGGCAGCTGCAAATTCATTCCGGGCAATTTTCCCAGGGCCTTCAACCTATAACAGTTGCTGAGAATTAACAAACCAAGGCACGAGAATGATCACAAAAATACATTTGTATAACTTGTAATATGAAATGGACAGATATATGTATACATGGGCAAGCCTTTGTCATACTGAGCAGTATGGTTTCTTCCTACCGAGTAGGAACAACTACTAAACATATCAGCCCATTTTGATTCCAGAATATTAAATTTGCACTGGATAGCTGTAGACAATGGATGGCTGTAGATTCAGATTACATTTTGATTCAAGAATATTAAATTTGCAATTCTGGTAGTTAAGCAACAACTTGCTGATTTGGAAGACATTTTAAAGTGCCTAAGTCTGAACTTTTTTTTTACAAGGGCTGAAGTCTGAATATTGGACAACCCTCAAAAAAACAACTACAGATTGCATGCTCATCACATATTGCAGATTTGATGCAGGAAGACAATCCATAATTCAGGAATAAAACATGATATCTTACCCAGATCATTCAAGAACTACAGAGCTTCGCTTCACTTTCTCTCAACACTTTTTTTCTTCAAACGCCGACATGTTTTGCTAAGGAgcatgttgacatttcttagcatcgctACTTAgaacagagttttaaatctagtccccgacaacgacgccagaaatgcttattggtatttattaacttgtcacttgttttaatagccacctattataaacatatatctcctaacattactttactaggttgtcattcctagtgatgatgctagaaatgtttgttggtactgcctagcattactactagaataatactaaatagttctttattaatttatatgactaggaggaatatatagatatgaataaaaaggaatctgcaagcgcacagataattataccattgtagcactttacccgagagtatttcaggtatcgttatttatattttaccatagggaaggtctagcatggacaagtattgataacttatactattgatggagaagtaaatcataaccaatattctactcataacaggggtaagtcataggataagatatatatatgataagtattgatcaatgataatgataaatcactctgagtactcctttctatggcattagcatggtcaggtagaatattagaggaacaattcataagtcattcttaattataagtcaaagcatacattgattagtgcaattatacctaataGTCATTGatgagatcatcttcatatctacacataagggaattactaagggagattaagaacaaagcttgtccccctttgtaactagatcctacGTGCTATctacatcggggagtggactataaaggactcaacgggagtgtcacatccgcgatctaccacatgatccggaatatagggtgtatccgcaggtaaacaacgtataagcaccacgcttacacaatgttgaccacccactcatggatccttagggtgagcgctatacgaacatatgcatgaatatgatgataatccaactatattaggtatataatcaaagtcgacgatgaacattataacaaaaaaCATGAATAAGacgaatactaatattgtcataacaattgtaacaagcatataaaaataatggagatacaaaagagagagggggtacaaagattataccgaaccacgctcttgacacgatcgggaatccaagcgaagcctgcttgcctccatctagacctagcctaactagctatgccctagaatatgatggagctctgaggatgattagggtttctgtcttctcaaatgacttgatgcctttagggggtcaggggctgatatatataggccagagcgtccaacgtgagcccttggatcaagccaacttaagaaacggtgtagatgcaacctagaaggcggtggagaaccgacattgcaatGCAGAGGCTGATAGGTGGCCCTAGGGGCCGGGCGGCACGGCCCCACCTGGCAACCCCTCAGGCTCCGCCtcagtgtggagtcctctcgagtcttctagagtcttcttatgtccgtttcgctgtggataagcgcaCATCTAGGTCCatcttgacggttttctgaataaaccctgcagattcaccaaaacttgtgaaatttattagtttaaatcctTAGGCCAttgttggtgatctcaattgtccccttatgcatgttttattgatggtttataatggttgttaactactgtcAATAAGCTCCCCAAGCTTAACATTTGCTAGtaccttagcaaagctaaactcaacaaAATAGATCATGAGTTGTgtcaatgctttcactcctccaaagtacacatgcgttcaaacaagaattctcctccggattaaaataaaccgatctgactttcaaacttacccatattaccttcaactatggggctccttagccttcacttgagtcttgagtaattgaaagacagaacaatcaagtcaagcactatgtctcaagttctttgctcaaccattattccggagtttttataggttttcaaaataaaactcagagctttcattgtatgatactctcaagtctctcaatatatatggtatttgtggatcctcaccaagacaataataatgttatgtctttctcttcctacaactaaggcttatgtggagctcataggagtggaaaaagcatgaaagagcatatttacaatacatatattgtaaagtcaaacctcggattcaaagagagttaagtcatataatcaaatcaagatgtgcatgtgtgtggatatatatggtggttaacctaattctactttgctccttgaaaatatatcctcttttgaaacttggaaacaactttgcaagaaaacatgggctatcttattcatctcttcttcttttttcaggcgagcatcagagtacccattgttttatatATGTCGGACACTTGCCATATTTTTTCAacacttttttctttttttctttttttttcttttcatgaataacttttttatagccccatgtctcttttatgCAACAaagcttttgagagatagcaacaagaatttagagcatttatttggtggatatcctatagggtatattttttgtgttcactcccagtataagagtaaaacatttttgggtggatctagatggaatgacatgttgttgtgcctacccctagtgtaggagtagtgtatatgtgggtggtgtctacgtgatcttgattttaagagcataacaaacctctcataagggtcaacaaagcttgactaaactcaatgtaaTGCAAGCAGCATATAAGAATGGAAGTTtccctaatctaaatatcatatatggttctagtaggaattcaagctttgtcatacaagaaactcatcatgtagattttttatgttttttttaaaagataaatctccagaactctagtatcactaggaacaagataaacagcagctcagaccttcttatatcatatccgtcaattacctagacttagatcaagcatatgttatccacgagtttcaagttcaaagtaaatccttatatcaaaacagtcgtatccaaaactcgggagaattcaaagctaaaaactaggtacttaaaaagaattacaacaaagcaactattcatcatttccatagcaagagattatccttagagtccattttatttattcaactctCAAAAACAGAAAACCAGACGCATACTTTATTACTTTGTTTACaaaatttaagatcacaccttattaatatatataactagctaagataaatttttattttatttagtttgTTATAcatctttttattttattatatctagcataaagcaaactcaaaaatagtaaaactaaaggaaagaaatacttagctagatacacaggagatgctcctcccccaagctagatgttgcTATGGTCGATTGTTGAATGTTGAGTGATCCTTCTCTGCGCGGGTTTGCCAGTTGATGTCCTTCTCATTCATCCAGAAGTTGGGTTTCTTATGTGTAGCGAGTACAGCAGCGGTTCAGGAAGATGTACTTTGGGTGGATGAAGACAGCAGGGtaaacttgctcttgatcttatgtgtcatcctgcaaaatactccaacaagaacaccaaaactcgtggcacagattaggataaggggttagcagtCAGCCATTCAAAGATTTGTTGTCCTTGTGGGTTTAGATAGATTTTCTTTTGGTAGAATTTGAGAATGATGTCCATTTAATATTATTTTttggattttccatttttatATGCATGCAAGAAATATGTATatatggtatttttatttttatgccaccacagtgaatactTCCGTAGGTGTTTACACAccgtagatttattcacatggggctttaagATTTTATATGCATTAataaaactttttatttttcttttattagTGCAAGGCTAATACAGAATAGTAAATATGCCAAAGTgaaaaataatttatgcaatgctagaaagtaaatatggataactaccgttgTTACCTCACGGTgagggttcagatttttaagtcctccggatagGACTTGACTGGAGAGAAATCCttcattccttgggtgcatcatcTGGTCTCAGTGGTGGAGACTCAGATGACTACACTCCTTATGAtggtgattctgatgatgatgtcaccttttctttccaCACCTATCTGGACTATGGACTTGTCTTAGacggagtaggttcatctttcacatgcgcttcaggttcttcatcttcccatTTATTCCATCGGGGTTGGTTCCTTTGACATTAGGATGATAgacgtctcctcctagagcggctcttctttggctgttcataagtagtataactattgaaataacagtgtaccttttctctagggaattggaagtggacttgtccagatccaacgtagatgatcgcgttggtggtgttgaggaacggtcttccaaggatgatgggtgtatcctcttcttcttctcccatgtccagGACCATGAAATCGGCAGGGgcatagtgatcttgtattcttaccataacgtCCCTCGCTATTCCCTCAAAGAATCGGATTAATTGGTCCACCATCTGTaactgcatatatgtagggaacaaaggtttatTATCGAATAAATATTCATACATTACCTTAGACATTATATTGATGCCCGATCCAATGTTACaaaaggtcttgtggaagattctttttcCAATGATACACTCGATCGTCGGTACGctaggatcatccttcttagcaaggaatggtgaagcgaggaggtggtcatactcagatcggagtgtgttgatcatgttgaccatttcttcttgtggctgattggtcttgttcttcctcctttttcggttgttcttcttcttggttgtaaggaaaatggaccctaggcccatttactttggattttggtgtttgatgaccaacacaaccaaattggactaatgaatttgcaagtaattattttgtagttcaatagggtgcaagacatgacttggacgaaggcaacatgatgatcccatgatcaacaccataagcaagaccctagaagcacaggaaaagacccaagatatcaagcaaagtctaagcacaaagataggaaccaagctagatgtaagatcatgaagaaacgagcttcacagaggtgaccggatgcggcccttatagcgaccggacgcattcgaTCAAGATGCCCGGCAATAgcagcgtcagcagcagcgatcggacgctgaggactTCAAGTGACCGGCTACGATGATGACACTGTTTACTGTCGCGACAATagctcagcactgaccggacactggcgggtGATTGACCGAACACAGGAACTGCAGTGtctgatcgagtctagagaggttctagagcagcgaCAGCGCGACTGGACGCATTCGATCAATAGTGGCAGGACTCGGTAGTGCATCCGATCAACGCGCGCGCtctaacggttgggacgaccgaacgcctccggtcaggacgacagcagtgtccggtcagtagcagaaacctaggtttcgcccccaatggctactttcttggtggggcttataaatagaccccccccccaactggccatttgagaagAGTGGTGCTAAGGAAAcaaaccaagggtgttgatacacaattttagtgatctccacttggatagtgcttagtgattcattaaatgattagcgtaggtgcattgcgaagtgcttaggttgattagactaccgcttatgcgcttgctctagggttAGACCTAGTGTttggtgaggtttgcatacctcttaccacttggtgcttgcgcgcaccattgttgtatatcagaggagcttgtagtcttgtgagatcacaccaaccatgtttgtggtgtagCCGCCATCATGtactgaagggaacaaggcccgtggcagttcggccggaagcttgatagtgaagacggtggggaacGGTCTGGGAGAGCGAAAGGCACACCGAACACCCACTTgggcatggggaaggcccggggctatccatagagttacccaaccaggagcttggcccttacgagggattccttgcgaggggctccaacgaggactagggggaagcttgtgtgcttcttgatacctcggtgaaaataccaaagtcatcgatgggagtttgcatatctctaccttactctttagcttccgtatttacattatttgcataactccttttgcggtagagatagaaacacactagcaaaaccgtagttgcacatttagatagtttatctatttgcataggttttgctaagggtagaaaaagaggccatagtttagagttagagttttaagttgcctaattcaccctgcccccccccccacttaggcatcacggtctcctttcaattggtatcagagccagttggctcaatttggacattTGGCTTCACCAccattgagccaacgctatttagagtggttgggatggatacctctaggcctccgcactttgatggcactaacttcccttactataaagctagaatggcttgtcaccttgaggtggtagatttgggtgttggtagagtcactcgtgatgggatgaaacccattaagaattccGATAAactcacaaag harbors:
- the LOC136515671 gene encoding uncharacterized protein, with amino-acid sequence MDTFCCDLSPRPAIRSLCAKCGPDGGYTHLPGVILPPLHHTRLSSLGARPRHRARALAHAAAAPARLSPCLPTLPCPVCRVPHQSPSPRGATSCAGLQTPSHRAPATAHPSDAHPGRGGYSLPSPTTLRRRDSVIRWPNTSIRWSGALIRQTCVLAVMVVAAGVLLPSSCRSVSLKGSEKAEASLPATTHKKFLQKEHDMHKMVGEVAKESNFSKACWRRRLESSISENGGDHLPRRH